From one Triticum urartu cultivar G1812 chromosome 3, Tu2.1, whole genome shotgun sequence genomic stretch:
- the LOC125548777 gene encoding protein G1-like7: MDSSGPGPSSSVVGGGSAPDVAPKPPAQLSRYEAQKRRDWNTFLQYLRNHKPPLTLARCSGAHVIEFLRYLDQFGKTKVHVAGCAYYGQPSPPAPCPCPLRQAWGSLDALIGRLRAAYEESGGAPESNPFAARAVRIYLREVRDSHAKARGIPHEKKKRKRAPQAAEASGSSAGAGAVFDRDVEGSAGDGTLAASASQVGAGDGGSTAPSIP, encoded by the coding sequence ATGGATTCCTCCGGCCCCGGCCCGTCATCCTCGGTcgtcggcggcggcagcgcgCCGGATGTTGCGCCGAAGCCGCCTGCTCAGCTGAGCAGGTATGAAGCGCAGAAGCGCAGGGACTGGAACACGTTCCTGCAGTACCTGCGGAACCACAAgccgccgctgacgctggcgcggTGCAGCGGCGCGCACGTGATCGAGTTCCTCAGGTACCTGGACCAGTTTGGCAAGACCAAGGTGCACGTCGCCGGCTGCGCCTACTACGGCCAGCCCAGCCCGCCGGCGCCGTGTCCGTGCCCGCTGCGCCAGGCGTGGGGGTCCCTCGACGCGCTCATCGGCCGCCTGCGCGCTGCCTACGAGGAGAGCGGCGGCGCGCCGGAGTCAAACCCCTTCGCCGCGCGCGCCGTCCGGATCTACCTGCGCGAGGTGCGCGACTCGCACGCCAAGGCGCGCGGGATCCCGCACGAAAAGAAGAAACGGAAGCGCGCGCCGCAGGCCGCTGAGGCATCTGGTTCATCGGCTGGCGCCGGAGCAGTCTTCGACAGGGACGTCGAGGGTAGCGCCGGCGATGGTACTCTTGCTGCGTCCGCCTCGCAGGTTGGAGCTGGAGACGGTGGCAGTACTGCACCGAGCATCCCTTGA